The following are from one region of the Oscarella lobularis chromosome 3, ooOscLobu1.1, whole genome shotgun sequence genome:
- the LOC136184422 gene encoding uncharacterized protein, with product MLTEDEALSWFKSSPGSSRIDFLCRVLRFCSPLELRYLAVVLEDVCRKDHHELQNIEHQLNNVVAFSSLAEAVDSGLSLLDKATRHKLLTALALLRSDNRSIGEKLFDVLLHSLEPNGTLKEDAIVYEEALLLLLMAANHPAFRFDHRKRLWQRIEQFSKGSTTPYEEKSESSRSSSKVTRWLETIDVTGIQKRSGQKKDFEFTMEVQWSDGSTSIVSKTYLELFDFQHKLLNAFPAEGGQVNKKNRIIPFLPGRKILSTITPRELAEKRLPEIADYAQKLVELPRHVSQSSLVLEFFEAEHVDFDGTVPDALAEAWKDVVLPSKSNSLYSFTDHVGSEEENREEEETATKEEDHGDGNFASADTNDNDGDGDGNDVFSPGATSAQDSYIYYNDTEDDAAKAVPLIGAPPAALYHSFYPGAPPLPPMYFPPQGGNFSFRPPPFAPPPSPHHSIPPYPHHPYFNKLPHQLHSNRHSYPSPQPRSNTRSPRQRQHPPVVEDDRRSSPSPTSSSGSAPTSQFRNKVTLSATSSLSSPVGNRQRKSSSSSPGPKPHSSDVKTFYDWLKSLRLHKYYKKFGDVSFEEICQFSEEDLESLGLTEGPRRKFIKNREFLKNNPDFKGFEENGSHPSLHKSQSDLDLDSLSMSEASTSLQELRVDAAAGEEEDEENDKKKRDETAAAAAAITESDPPLVSETFPYDDSEGRFGDIGTQNKAVGMPPYSASFVLPPHAMYRLNEALLYPPPPLPPFHQSVYGGPPFHASFVPVQQQHQRQTQDHHQQQQQQGQGQRQQQGQRPVANYIGPKEKSCFNCGEIGHVGIQCTQSKGKLSSFSMNLSSKQLDGKKS from the exons ATGCTAACGGAAGACGAAGCCCTGTCGTGgttcaaatcgtcgcccgGATCGAGTCGAATCGATTTCCTGTGTCGCGTTCTGCGTTTCTGCTCGCCTCTCGAACTTCGCtatctcgccgtcgttctcgaGGACGTCTGCCGCAAGGATCACCACGAACTGCAGAACATCGAGCACCAACTGAACAatgtcgtcgcgttttcgagcCTCGCAGAGGCCGTCGATTCGGGGCTCTCGCTTCTCGACAAAGCGACGCGTCACAAGCTCTTGACGGCACTCGCTCTTCTCCGCTCGgacaatcgatcgatcggcgAGAAACTCTTCGACGTGCTCCTGCACAGTCTCGAACCGAATGGAACGCTCAAGGAAGACGCGATCGTCTACGAAGAGGCGCTCTTACTCCTACTCATGGCCGCCAATCATCCCGCATTCCGTTTCGATCATCGTAAGCGACTTTGGCAGAGGATCGAGCAATTTTCGAAAGGATCGACG ACGCCCTACGAAGAGAAATCCGAGTCGAGTCGCTCCTCATCGAAAG TGACGCGATGgctcgaaacgatcgacgtgACGGGAATTCAAAAGCGATCGGGGCAGAAAAAAGACTTCGAGTTCACTATGGAG GTTCAATGGTCGGACGGTAGCACTTCTATTGTTTCGAAGACCTACTTGGAgttatttgattttcaacataag CTTCTCAATGCTTTTCCGGCGGAAGGGGGGCAGGTGAATAAGAAGAATCGTATCATCCCCTTTCTTCCTG GGAGAAAAATTTTGTCGACGATTACTCCAAGAGAATTGGCCGAAAAACGGTTGCCCGAAATCGCAGACTACGCTCA gAAACTCGTTGAACTTCCTCGTCACGTGTCGCAATCGTCTCTCGTGTTGGAATTTTTCGAAGCCGAACACGTGGATTTCGACGGAACTGTTCCGGACG CTCTAGCGGAGGCGTGGAAAGACGTCGTACTTCCGTCGAAGTCAAACTCGCTCTATTCCTTCACCGATCACGTGGGTAGTGAAGAGGAGAAtagggaggaggaggagacggcaACCAAAGAAGAGGATCACGGTGACGGAAACTTTGCCTCCGCAGATACTAATGATAACGatggtgacggcgacggcaacgacgttttctctcctGGAGCCACGTCTGCACAAG ATTCCTATATTTATTACAATGACACGGAAGATGACGCCGCCAAAGCCGTACCTCTGATCGGGGCTCCTCCCGCCGCTCTATATCATTCCTTCTATCCCGGCGCGCCTCCTCTTCCGCCAATGTATTTTCCGCCGCAAGgcggcaatttttcctttcgtCCACCCCCATtcgctccgccgccgtcgccccATCACTCGATTCCTCCTTACCCCCACCACCCTTACTTCAACAAACTTCCACATCAACTCCATAGCAACCGTCATTCGTATCCGTCGCCCCAACCGCGTAGCAACACGCGATCGCCACGGCAACGTCAACATCCTCCAGTAGTggaagacgatcgacgttcgtcgcccagtccgacgtcatcgagcgGAAGCGCTCCTACGTCGCAATTTAGGAACAAAGTAACGTTATCGGCGACGTCTTCCTTGTCGTCGCCCGTTGGCAATCGACAgaggaagtcgtcgtcgtcgagtcccGGACCGAAGCCCCATTCGTCTGACGTGAAGACGTTTTACGATTGGCTGAAATCGTTGAGACTTCACAAGTATTATAAGAAGTTTGGAGACGTGTCGTTTGAAGAG ATTTGTCAATTTTCCGAAGAGGATTTGGAGTCGCTCGGTCTCACTGAGGGTCCAAGACGAAAGTTTATAAAGAATCGAGAATTTTTAAA aAATAACCCCGATTTTAAAGGCTTCGAAGAGAACGGCAGTCATCCGTCTCTTCACAAAAGCCAATCGGATCTTGATTTGGATTCGTTGAGCATGagcgaagcgtcgacgagcctCCAGGAACTCCGagtcgacgcggcggcgggcgAAGAGGAGGATGAGGAAAAcgacaagaaaaaacgagacgaaacagcggcggcggcggcggcaattaCAGAAAGCGACCCGCCTCTGGTAAGCGAAACGTTTCCTTACGACGACAGCGAAGGAAGATTCGGCGATATTGGGACGCAAAACAAGGCTGTCGGCATGCCTCCCTATTCCGCTTCTTTCGTTCTTCCTCCGCATGCCATGTATCGGTTGAACGAGGCTCTTCTctatccgccgccgccgctgccgccttTTCATCAGAGCGTCTACGGTGGACCGCCTTTTCACGCGAGTTTTGTGCCTGTGCAACAGCAGCATCAGCGTCAAACACAGGATCAtcatcagcagcagcaacagcagggGCAGGGGCAACGTCAGCAGCAGGGACAACGGCCTGTGGCCAATTATATTGGGCCAAAAGAGAAATCGTGTTTTAACTGTGGAGAGATTGGTCACGTGGGTATTCAATGCACTCAATCCAAAGGAAAACTTAGca GTTTTTCTATGAATCTAAGTTCTAAGCAGTTGGACGGGAAGAAATCTTGA
- the LOC136184451 gene encoding NADH dehydrogenase (ubiquinone) complex I, assembly factor 6-like isoform X2: protein MTRVFVRFFSSSTRKVDSSYCLNLVKNHDYEHYLCALLLPSRYRDDVIALRAFNVELAKIRSSITDKTTGKLRIQFWHEAIENVYKLTPPQHPVATSLCRAIERKKLTKRWLANIIEARNENLDDKPYRNLKEVEEYGEKTTSSLFYLTLETMDIANVHADHAASHLGKAEAIVTLLRATPYHSRYRRVFLPQDILLLHSVSHEDVIRGKSSKGVKDVVFDLASQANSHLETAKSLSGKLPQSAKLALLPFVPCEMFLRNIQRLDFDIFDRKLQIRSTTLPASLLWQRIRYYWS, encoded by the exons ATGACACGGGTTTTTGTACGTTTCTTTTCGTCCAGTACTCGAAAAGTGGATTCGAGTTATTGTCTCAATTTAGTCAA AAATCACGACTACGAGCACTATCTCTGCGCTCTCTTACTTCCGTCGCGATATCGGGATGACGTTATTGCTCTTAGAGCGTTCAACGTTGAGCTAGCTAAG ATTCGAAGTTCCATCACGGACAAAACGACAGGAAAACTTCGAATTCAATTTTGGCACGAAGCAATAGAAAATGTGTATAAG CTGACTCCGCCTCAGCATCCCGTAGCCACGTCATTGTGCCGAGCTATCGAGCgtaaaaaattgacgaaacGATGGCTGGCAAATATTATTGAAGCGCGA AACGAAAACCTTGACGATAAACCTTACCGCAATCTCAAAGAAGTAGAAGAATacggcgaaaaaacgacgtcgtctcttttctATTTGACTCTCGAAACAATGG ATATTGCTAATGTTCACGCTGATCACGCAGCCAGTCATCTTGGCAAAGCAGAAGCGATTGTGACACTGCTAAGGGCAACGCCCTATCACAGTCGATACAGGAGAGTCTTCTTGCCACAAGACATACTTCTTCTA CATAGCGTTTCTCACGAGGACGTCATTCGAGGGAAGTCGAGTAAAGGCGTCAAGGATGTTGTCTTTGATTTGGCGAGTCAGGCGAATAGTCATCTCGAGACT GCAAAGTCTCTATCTGGAAAACTTCCGCAGTCAGCCAAACTCGCTCTTTTGCCCTTC gttccTTGCGAAATGTTCTTGCGAAATATTCAACGTCTCGATTTTGACATCTTCGATCGAAAGTTGCAAATTCGCTCGACTACACTTCCGGCATCGTTGCTATGGCAAAGGATTCGCTATTATTGGTCGtga
- the LOC136184451 gene encoding retinitis pigmentosa 9 protein homolog isoform X1 codes for MLSLIWRVRRIVISRLQSLYLENFRSQPNSLFCPSFLAKCSCEIFNVSILTSSIESCKFARLHFRHRCYGKGFAIIGRDKKKLSLVTHATLTMADRARKKSRERKKSSSSDAKSAPVVDLVANPMAHIETFYEYAPPGMVKEEEEKPEDCIPDLPQNEEARKFLAQAPSKGLWMPLGKEVKVMQCWRCKAYGHRTGDRECPFFLSGNSALEKIRTAHEDPMHNYLKNTKRQEKLAKVERLKALLNEATSSDSDSPSQSEDERPTKKKKRRDSEKDRREDISKRKRHKKKEKKKERKSESTRRRKR; via the exons ATGTTGTCTTTGATTTGGCGAGTCAGGCGAATAGTCATCTCGAGACT GCAAAGTCTCTATCTGGAAAACTTCCGCAGTCAGCCAAACTCGCTCTTTTGCCCTTC gttccTTGCGAAATGTTCTTGCGAAATATTCAACGTCTCGATTTTGACATCTTCGATCGAAAGTTGCAAATTCGCTCGACTACACTTCCGGCATCGTTGCTATGGCAAAGGATTCGCTATTATTGGTCGtgataaaaaaaaattatctcTCGTAACGCACGCGACATTGACCATGGCCGATCGTGCACGAAAAAAgtcgcgagaaagaaagaaatcctCGTCATCCGACGCTAAATCTGCTCCAGTAGTAGATTTAGTAGCTAATCCGATGGCGCACATCGAGACTTT ctaCGAGTATGCGCCTCCCGGAATGGTCAAG gaagaagaagaaaaacccGAAGATTGTATCCCCGATCTTCctcaaaacgaagaagcgaGAAAATTCCTAGCGCAGGCGCCGTCGAAAGGACTCTGGATGCCGCTTGGAAAGGAAGTCAAAGTCATGCAat GTTGGAGATGCAAGGCTTACGGTCACAGAACGGGAGACAGAGAATGTCCGTTCTTTCTTAGTGGAAATTCCGCTTTGGAAAAAATTAGAACT GCTCACGAAGATCCCATGCACAATTATCTGAAAAATACAAAGCGGCAGGAAAAATTAGCAAA GGTGGAACGATTGAAAGCGTTGCTAAatgaagcgacgtcgagcgatTCGGACTCCCCTTCGCAATCCGAAGACGAGAGgccaacgaagaagaaaaagagacgagACAGCGAGAAAGATCGTCGGGAAGATATTTCAAAGAGAAAGCGTCacaagaagaaggaaaagaagaaagagagaaaaagcgaaagcacTCGTCGCCGTAAAAGATAA
- the LOC136184426 gene encoding protein VAC14 homolog (The sequence of the model RefSeq protein was modified relative to this genomic sequence to represent the inferred CDS: added 88 bases not found in genome assembly) — protein sequence MTSKELLLPAVIVKGLNDKLYEKRKTAALELERTIKDLCALGNLKQVEEIMILLEKDFLHGPNPNSKKGGLIGLAAVAIALGQGAGDYVGRLVPPVLSCFYDPDSRVRYYACESLYNIAKVTRSTTLPYFTKIFDDICKLSADPDLNVRNGADLLDRLVKDIITESPNFDVTKFISLLRERIHSNNQFVRSFVVQWVNLLNAVPQVDMLKYLPELLDGLFLILSDKNTDIRKMCDVRLAEFLKEIEDSANSVNFTAMANILVIHSQSADELTQKTALQWISRFLQLAGRQMLPFCAGFLSSILPCVAHTGDRLQEIREVAIAANRALMRLVTSDDDEITPEYLKKYDPLTKRFLSSGSEPETTAAATEVEFSEFHLQPIFDVLISNMLDKSVETRTAVLRWMLNLHNRVPMKMFLLADQLFPVLLKSLSDGSDNVIQLDLEVLAEISSSPAESRIKEHRSALLPSLPQPRPPAAPTGDVGVPLGGRDAHDMEPLKAAEKNHLTIYFTKFMTNLVSLFSTDRALLEERGTFIVRYLCTLLDPRDIYSAFAEILLQEEDLKFASNMVCNLNMILLTAFELFKLRNELKELETQESVDLFCALYQSWCHNAVATVSLCLLTQTYEHTSNLICQFGNVNVNALVLTEIDKLVQLIESPIFTYLRLQLLEPEKHRHLLKSLYGLLMLLPQTSAFTSLHNRLGCIPQAQTEVQQKKKEVESRRTRLLQRVDFEAMLRHFDKVQHKHSEEARELLLRDRRTPVQKS from the exons ATGACCAGCAAAGAGCTTCTCCTTCccgccgtcatcgtcaaaGGACTCAACGACAAATTgtacgaaaaacgaaaaaccgCCGCTCTCGAGTTGGAAAG AACGATCAAAGACCTGTGCGCTCTCGGCAACCTCAAACAGGTGGAAGAGATCATGATCCTCCTCGAAAAAGACTTCCTCCACGGTCCAAACCCAAACAGCAAGAAAGGAGGCCTAATCggtctcgccgccgtcgcaatCGCACTCGGACAG GGCGCCGGAGATTACGTCGGACGGCTCGTACCGCCCGTTTTGAGCTGTTTCTACGATCCCGATAGCCGAGTTCGCTACTACGCCTGCGAATCGCTCTACAACATCGCCAAAGTGACGCGAAGCACGACGCTGCCTTATTTCACCAAAATCTTCGACGACATATGCAAG CTATCTGCCGATCCCgatttgaacgttcgaaacggAGCCGATTTGCTCGATCGGCTCGTCAAG GATATTATCACCGAATCGCctaattttgacgtcacgaaattCATCAGTCTTCTCAGGGAGCGAATTCATAGTAATAATCAATTCGttcgctctttcgtcgttcAATGG GTGAATCTCCTCAACGCCGTTCCCCAAGTGGACATGCTAAAATACTTGCCCGAACTTCTCGACGGCCTTTTTCTCATTCTGAGCGACAAAAACACAGACATACGAAAAAT GTGTGACGTCAGACTGGCGGAATTCctcaaagaaatcgaagactCGGCAAACAGCGTCAATTTTACGGCCATGGCAAACATTCTCGTCATTCACAGCCAATCAGCAG ACGAATTGACTCAGAAGACGGCTCTACAATGGATCTCGCGTTTTCTCCAATTGGCCGGACGCCAGATGCTTCCCTTCTGCGCCGgatttctctcgtcgatACTTCCCTGCGTGGCGCACACCGGCGATCGTCTCCAAg AAATACGCGAAGTGGCAATAGCGGCGAATCGCGCTCTGATGCGACTCGTCaccagcgacgacgacgaaatcacgCCGGAATATCTGAAAAAATACGATCCGTTGACAAAGCGATTTCTCAGCTCAGGAAGCGAGccggagacgacggcggcggcgacggaagtTGAATTCTCTGAATTTCATCTCCAGCCCATATTCGACGTCTTGATATCAAACATGTTGGACAAATCGGTCGAGACGAGAACGGCAGTGCTTCGATGGATGCTCAACTTGCACAATCGCGTCCCTATGAAA ATGTTTCTCTTGGCTGATCAATTATTTCCCGTTCTTCTCAAGAGCCTCTCAGACGGCTCAGATAAC GTCATTCAACTCGATTTGGAAGTTCTCGCCGAGATTTCCTCGTCGCCGGCCGAAAGTCGAATCAAAGAGCACCGCTCCGCGCTCTTGCCCTCGCTTCCGCAGCCGCGTCCGCCGGCGGCGCCCACGGGTGACGTGGGCGTGCCGCTGGGCGGGAGAGACGCGCACGACATGGAGCCGCTCaaggcggcggagaaaaatCACTTGACCATCTATTTCACCAAGTTCATGACGAATCTCGTTTCGCTCTTCAGCACGGATCGCGCTCTGTTGGAAGAACGGGGAACGTTTATTGTTCG GTATCTTTGCACTCTTCTCGATCCGCGCGATATTTATTCGGCTTTCGCCGAGATTCTGTTGCAGGAGGAAGATTTGAAATTTGCGTCGAATATGGTTTGCAATTTGAATATGATTCTTTTGACGGCGTTCGAGCTGTTCAAATTGAGAAACGAGTTGAAAGAACTGGAAACACAG gAGAGTGTGGACTTGTTTTGCGCTTTGTATCAATCGTGGTGTCACAACGCCGTGGCAACTGTTTCCCTTTGTTTGCTAACGCAAACGTATGAGCACACATCCAATCTCATC ATCTTCGTCTCCAGTTGCTCGAACCGGAGAAACACCGGCATCTTCTCAAGTCGCTCTACGGCCTGCTCATGCTTTTGCCGCAGACGTCCGCATTTACTTCTCTACATAATCGACTTGGTTGCATTCCCCAGGCTCAAACGGAAGTGCAACA aaaaaagaaagaggtgGAGTCGAGACGAACTCGACTGCTACAGAGAGTCGATTTCGAAGCAATGCTACGTCATTTCGACAAAGTGCAGCACAAACATTCCGAAGAGGCGCGCGAATTGTTGCTAAGAGACAGGCGAACTCCCGTGCAAAAATCGTAG